In Melanotaenia boesemani isolate fMelBoe1 chromosome 16, fMelBoe1.pri, whole genome shotgun sequence, the following proteins share a genomic window:
- the tial1 gene encoding nucleolysin TIAR translates to MDDETHPRTLYVGNLSRDVTEILILQLFTQIGPCKSCKMITEHTSNDPYCFVEFFEHRDAAAALAAMNGRKILGKEVKVNWATTPSSQKKDTSNHFHVFVGDLNPEISTEDVRAAFAPFGKISDARVVKDMTTGKSKGYGFVSFYNKLDAENAIVHMAGQWLGGRQIRTNWATRKPPAPKSAQDNGSKQLRFDDVVTQSSPQNCTVYCGGIQSGLSEHLMRQTFSPFGQIMEVRVFPEKGYSFIRFSSHDSAAHAIVSVNGTTIEGHMVKCYWGKESPDMTKNPQQFEYSQWGQWNQVYGNPQQQYGQYVTNGWQVPSYSMYGQTWNQQGFGVEQSQSTAWMGNFGSPSAQTAAPPGTVMSNMGNFSMAGYQTQ, encoded by the exons ATGGACGACGAAACCCACCCCAGAACCCT GTATGTGGGAAACCTCTCCAGGGATGTAACAgagattttaattttacaacTCTTCACCCAGATAGGACCTTGCAAAAGCTGCAAAATGATTACAGAG CATACAAGCAATGACCCATATTGCTTTGTGGAGTTTTTTGAACACAGAGATGCTGCTGCAGCCCTTGCAGCTATGAATGGGAGGAAGATATTAGGAAAG GAGGTTAAAGTTAATTGGGCCACCACACCAAGTAGCCAGAAGAAAGACACATCCA aTCACTTCCATGTTTTTGTGGGTGATTTGAATCCTGAGATATCCACTGAAGATGTCAGGGCTGCCTTTGCACCTTTTGGGAAAATCTC AGATGCTCGTGTTGTGAAGGACATGACGACCGGCAAATCAAAGGGGTATGGATTTGTGTCCTTCTACAACAAACTG GATGCAGAAAATGCCATTGTGCACATGGCGGGACAGTGGCTTGGAGGGCGCCAAATCAGGACTAACTGGGCAACACGTAAACCTCCAGCTCCTAAAAGTGCTCAGGACA ATGGTTCAAAGCAGCTGAGGTTTGATGATGTTGTGACTCAGTCCAGTCCACAGAACTGTACTGTGTACTGCGGTGGGATCCAGTCAGGACTATCAG aaCATCTTATGCGACAGACCTTCTCACCTTTTGGTCAAATAATGGAAGTCAGGGTTTTCCCAGAAAAGGGATATTCTTTCATCAG GTTTTCCTCGCATGACAGTGCTGCACACGCCATTGTATCAGTAAATGGCACCACCATTGAGGGACACATGGTGAAGTGCTACTGGGGCAAAGAGTCTCCCGATATGACAAAAAATCCACAGCAG TTTGAGTACAGTCAGTGGGGTCAGTGGAACCAGGTCTATGGAAATCCACAGCAGCAGTATGGGCAGTATGTGACAAACGGGTGGCAAGTTCCTTCCTACAGCATGTACGGCCAGACTTGGAACCAGCAAGGATTTGGAGTAGA GCAGTCTCAGTCAACAGCCTGGATGGGCAACTTTGGATCTCCATCAGCTCAGACAGCAGCCCCCCCTGGTACAGTCATGTCCAACATGGGTAATTTCAGCATGGCAGGCTATCAGACGCAGTGA